In Gambusia affinis linkage group LG06, SWU_Gaff_1.0, whole genome shotgun sequence, one DNA window encodes the following:
- the si:ch211-11n16.2 gene encoding zinc finger FYVE domain-containing protein 1 isoform X2, protein MSDILMKEMDSLSVGPKKSKELREGAQSFLLVDEQENLQVKNDAEFVERLGCMDVTGVKVLSIFGNTGDGKSHTLNHILFGGESVFYTSKSPSSCTVGVWAAYNPSLGLIALDTEGLLGAAANQNQRMRLLLKVLAVSDIVVYRTRAERLHNDMFQFLSSASRAYLKHFTRELKALSSRCGLDVPLSSLGPAVIVFQETTHTQLLGQDSKAPGYADTLLQKRFHDLSLGTEAFSSVQYVGTQTVTPPTDYSKLLEAVRQQVNNTHTRSPRQPGIVFHALEALSERFSGELLDDKITLYSFFPDEYFTCSSVCLSCNIRCKNGMNHLRDRVPHMADGLCQFAHQFNNKVLICKRCYEGGREVIVVPKTSASSDNPWFGLAKYAWSGYVLECASCGVIYRSRQYWMGNQDPESGVVRSEVKHVWEDSDMFLTSHQNAAQRVLDGMNYVIQSVSEYGTGPTKAVTAWLTDQVAPPYWRPNAEITACHGCQKEFKEADRKHHCRSCGEGFCHPCSNYRMLVPQRGWGSSPVRVCQPCHQGGGPTDTNSQVSKVESHSLMARRVTEVAQSTVDMVTTALDYPRSFVKDVARPDYWVPDHSITKCHECNKDFTPAMSKHHCRACGQGVCGPCSTHIKPVPSRGWDHPVRVCNGCFARTDTL, encoded by the exons ATGTCGGACATACTGATGAAGGAAATGGATAGTCTGTCGGTCGGCCCAAAGAAGTCAAAGGAGTTGAGGGAGGGGGCCCAGAGCTTCCTGCTGGTAGACGAACAGGAAAACCTGCAG GTGAAAAATGACGCTGAGTTTGTGGAGAGGCTCGGCTGTATGGACGTCACTGGGGTCAAGGTCCTCTCCATCTTTGGCAACACCGGCGATGGCAAGTCCCACACGCTCAACCATATCCTGTTTGGGGGTGAGAGCGTGTTCTACACCTCCAAGTCCCCCAGCTCCTGCACGGTGGGGGTGTGGGCCGCTTACAATCCCTCCCTGGGCCTCATCGCCCTGGATACAGAGGGTCTGTTGGGAGCAGCTGCTAATCAAAACCAGAGAATGCGTCTTCTTCTAAAG GTTTTGGCCGTGTCTGATATCGTCGTCTACCGCACGCGGGCGGAGCGTCTCCACAATGACATGTTCCAGTTCCTGAGCAGCGCGTCCAGGGCCTACCTGAAGCACTTCACCCGAGAGCTGAAGGCTCTGTCCAGTCGGTGCGGTCTGGACGTCCCCCTGTCGTCTCTCGGACCTGCGGTCATCGTCTTTCAGGAGACGACACACACTCAGCTGCTAGGCCAGG ACTCGAAGGCGCCCGGTTATGCTGACACTCTTCTTCAGAAGCGTTTCCATGACTTGAGTTTGGGGACAGAGGCCTTCAGCTCGGTCCAGTACGTCGGCACTCAGACCGTCACGCCCCCCACTGACTACAGCAAGCTGCTGGAGGCCGTCAGGCAGCAAGTGAATAACACTCACACGCGCTCCCCGCGCCAGCCTGGGATTGTGTTTCATGCTCTGGAA GCTCTGAGCGAGCGTTTCAGTGGAGAACTATTAGACGATAAAATTACGCTGTACTCCTTCTTCCCTGATGAGTACTTCACCTGCTCCTCTGTGTGCCTCAGCTGCAA CATCCGTTGTAAAAACGGCATGAATCACCTCAGAGACCGGGTCCCCCACATGGCAGATGGACTCTGCCAGTTTGCTCACCAGTTCAACAACAAGGTCCTCATCTGTAAA CGGTGCTACGAAGGAGGCAGGGAGGTGATCGTTGTGCCCAAAACCTCGGCTTCTTCTGACAACCCGTGGTTTGGGCTGGCCAAATACGCCTGGTCAGG ATATGTGCTGGAGTGCGCCAGCTGCGGCGTGATCTACCGGAGCAGGCAGTACTGGATGGGCAACCAGGACCCTGAAAGCGGCGTGGTCCGCTCCGAGGTCAAGCACGTCTGGGAGGAT TCCGACATGTTCCTGACCAGCCACCAGAACGCGGCTCAAAGGGTTCTGGACGGGATGAACTACGTGATCCAGTCGGTGTCTGAGTATGGAACCGGACCCACCAAAGCCGTCACTGCCTGGCTCACCGACCAGGTGGCTCCGCCGTACTGGAGACCCAACGCAGAGATCACT GCCTGTCATGGATGCCAGAAAGAGTTCAAGGAGGCGGATCGGAAGCATCACTGTCGATCATGCGGCGAGGGTTTCTGTCATCCCTGCTCCAACTACAGGATGCTGGTGCCACAGCGGGGCTGGGGAAGCAGTCCTGTCCGGGTGTGTCAGCCCTGCCACCAGGGGGGAGGACCCACCGACACCAACAGCCAGG TGAGTAAAGTGGAGTCTCACAGTCTGATGGCTCGCAGGGTGACAGAGGTAGCTCAGTCCACAGTGGATATGGTGACCACGGCGTTGGACTACCCCCGCT CTTTCGTGAAGGACGTGGCTCGGCCAGACTACTGGGTCCCGGACCACAGCATCACCAAGTGCCATGAATGCAATAAGGACTTCACCCCGGCCATGTCCAAGCACCACTGCAGGGCCTGTGGTCAGGGGGTGTGTGGCCCCTGCTCCACCCACATCAAACCTGTTCCTTCCCGAGGCTGGGACCACCCGGTCAGGGTGTGCAACGGCTGCTTTGCTCGCACCGACACCCTGTGA
- the si:ch211-11n16.2 gene encoding zinc finger FYVE domain-containing protein 1 isoform X1, whose protein sequence is MSDILMKEMDSLSVGPKKSKELREGAQSFLLVDEQENLQVKNDAEFVERLGCMDVTGVKVLSIFGNTGDGKSHTLNHILFGGESVFYTSKSPSSCTVGVWAAYNPSLGLIALDTEGLLGAAANQNQRMRLLLKVLAVSDIVVYRTRAERLHNDMFQFLSSASRAYLKHFTRELKALSSRCGLDVPLSSLGPAVIVFQETTHTQLLGQDSKAPGYADTLLQKRFHDLSLGTEAFSSVQYVGTQTVTPPTDYSKLLEAVRQQVNNTHTRSPRQPGIVFHALEALSERFSGELLDDKITLYSFFPDEYFTCSSVCLSCNIRCKNGMNHLRDRVPHMADGLCQFAHQFNNKVLICKRCYEGGREVIVVPKTSASSDNPWFGLAKYAWSGYVLECASCGVIYRSRQYWMGNQDPESGVVRSEVKHVWEDSDMFLTSHQNAAQRVLDGMNYVIQSVSEYGTGPTKAVTAWLTDQVAPPYWRPNAEITACHGCQKEFKEADRKHHCRSCGEGFCHPCSNYRMLVPQRGWGSSPVRVCQPCHQGGGPTDTNSQVVSKVESHSLMARRVTEVAQSTVDMVTTALDYPRSFVKDVARPDYWVPDHSITKCHECNKDFTPAMSKHHCRACGQGVCGPCSTHIKPVPSRGWDHPVRVCNGCFARTDTL, encoded by the exons ATGTCGGACATACTGATGAAGGAAATGGATAGTCTGTCGGTCGGCCCAAAGAAGTCAAAGGAGTTGAGGGAGGGGGCCCAGAGCTTCCTGCTGGTAGACGAACAGGAAAACCTGCAG GTGAAAAATGACGCTGAGTTTGTGGAGAGGCTCGGCTGTATGGACGTCACTGGGGTCAAGGTCCTCTCCATCTTTGGCAACACCGGCGATGGCAAGTCCCACACGCTCAACCATATCCTGTTTGGGGGTGAGAGCGTGTTCTACACCTCCAAGTCCCCCAGCTCCTGCACGGTGGGGGTGTGGGCCGCTTACAATCCCTCCCTGGGCCTCATCGCCCTGGATACAGAGGGTCTGTTGGGAGCAGCTGCTAATCAAAACCAGAGAATGCGTCTTCTTCTAAAG GTTTTGGCCGTGTCTGATATCGTCGTCTACCGCACGCGGGCGGAGCGTCTCCACAATGACATGTTCCAGTTCCTGAGCAGCGCGTCCAGGGCCTACCTGAAGCACTTCACCCGAGAGCTGAAGGCTCTGTCCAGTCGGTGCGGTCTGGACGTCCCCCTGTCGTCTCTCGGACCTGCGGTCATCGTCTTTCAGGAGACGACACACACTCAGCTGCTAGGCCAGG ACTCGAAGGCGCCCGGTTATGCTGACACTCTTCTTCAGAAGCGTTTCCATGACTTGAGTTTGGGGACAGAGGCCTTCAGCTCGGTCCAGTACGTCGGCACTCAGACCGTCACGCCCCCCACTGACTACAGCAAGCTGCTGGAGGCCGTCAGGCAGCAAGTGAATAACACTCACACGCGCTCCCCGCGCCAGCCTGGGATTGTGTTTCATGCTCTGGAA GCTCTGAGCGAGCGTTTCAGTGGAGAACTATTAGACGATAAAATTACGCTGTACTCCTTCTTCCCTGATGAGTACTTCACCTGCTCCTCTGTGTGCCTCAGCTGCAA CATCCGTTGTAAAAACGGCATGAATCACCTCAGAGACCGGGTCCCCCACATGGCAGATGGACTCTGCCAGTTTGCTCACCAGTTCAACAACAAGGTCCTCATCTGTAAA CGGTGCTACGAAGGAGGCAGGGAGGTGATCGTTGTGCCCAAAACCTCGGCTTCTTCTGACAACCCGTGGTTTGGGCTGGCCAAATACGCCTGGTCAGG ATATGTGCTGGAGTGCGCCAGCTGCGGCGTGATCTACCGGAGCAGGCAGTACTGGATGGGCAACCAGGACCCTGAAAGCGGCGTGGTCCGCTCCGAGGTCAAGCACGTCTGGGAGGAT TCCGACATGTTCCTGACCAGCCACCAGAACGCGGCTCAAAGGGTTCTGGACGGGATGAACTACGTGATCCAGTCGGTGTCTGAGTATGGAACCGGACCCACCAAAGCCGTCACTGCCTGGCTCACCGACCAGGTGGCTCCGCCGTACTGGAGACCCAACGCAGAGATCACT GCCTGTCATGGATGCCAGAAAGAGTTCAAGGAGGCGGATCGGAAGCATCACTGTCGATCATGCGGCGAGGGTTTCTGTCATCCCTGCTCCAACTACAGGATGCTGGTGCCACAGCGGGGCTGGGGAAGCAGTCCTGTCCGGGTGTGTCAGCCCTGCCACCAGGGGGGAGGACCCACCGACACCAACAGCCAGG TAGTGAGTAAAGTGGAGTCTCACAGTCTGATGGCTCGCAGGGTGACAGAGGTAGCTCAGTCCACAGTGGATATGGTGACCACGGCGTTGGACTACCCCCGCT CTTTCGTGAAGGACGTGGCTCGGCCAGACTACTGGGTCCCGGACCACAGCATCACCAAGTGCCATGAATGCAATAAGGACTTCACCCCGGCCATGTCCAAGCACCACTGCAGGGCCTGTGGTCAGGGGGTGTGTGGCCCCTGCTCCACCCACATCAAACCTGTTCCTTCCCGAGGCTGGGACCACCCGGTCAGGGTGTGCAACGGCTGCTTTGCTCGCACCGACACCCTGTGA